The following proteins come from a genomic window of Geminicoccaceae bacterium SCSIO 64248:
- the rseP gene encoding RIP metalloprotease RseP — translation MEALSGLLTYVVPFLIVLSVVVFVHELGHYLIARWNGVKIETFSIGFGSELFGFTDKAGTRWKFAVLPLGGFVKMLGDADATSTTTDAEAARSPDSFPAKSVWQRMAIVFAGPAANFVFAVAVLAVLFVLAGRPFTPPEVGMVNEDSPAAAAGMQVGDRILSIDGQPIASFEELQQIVQASPDEPLALAIDRDGETIEMTVTPARSDLTDRFGTVHSVGLIGVGRSGVEFRQSNPGTALFEATYETGRMVVGTLAALGEMITGARGTEELGGPLRIAQMSGQVAQDGLVSAIWFTAVLSINLGLINLFPVPMLDGGHLVMYGIEAARGRPLGERSQEMAFRVGLALVLSLMVFATWNDLVQLKVFSFFSGLVS, via the coding sequence ATGGAAGCGCTGAGCGGGCTTCTGACCTACGTCGTGCCGTTCCTGATCGTCCTCTCGGTCGTGGTCTTCGTGCACGAGCTCGGCCATTACCTCATCGCGCGCTGGAACGGCGTGAAGATCGAGACCTTTTCGATCGGGTTCGGCAGCGAGCTGTTCGGCTTCACGGACAAGGCCGGCACGCGGTGGAAGTTTGCCGTCCTGCCTCTTGGCGGCTTCGTCAAGATGCTGGGCGACGCCGACGCGACCAGCACGACGACCGATGCGGAAGCGGCCCGTTCGCCCGACAGCTTCCCGGCCAAGTCGGTCTGGCAGCGCATGGCGATCGTGTTCGCCGGCCCGGCGGCCAATTTCGTGTTCGCCGTCGCCGTCCTCGCCGTCCTGTTCGTTCTCGCCGGACGGCCGTTCACGCCGCCCGAGGTCGGCATGGTCAACGAGGACAGCCCGGCAGCGGCGGCCGGCATGCAGGTCGGCGACCGCATCCTGTCGATCGACGGCCAGCCGATCGCGAGCTTCGAGGAGCTGCAGCAGATCGTCCAGGCCAGCCCGGACGAGCCGCTCGCTCTGGCGATCGACCGCGACGGCGAGACGATCGAGATGACCGTGACGCCCGCCCGCAGCGACCTGACCGACCGGTTCGGCACGGTCCACTCGGTCGGCCTGATCGGCGTCGGCCGGTCCGGCGTCGAGTTCCGGCAGTCGAACCCGGGGACGGCGCTGTTCGAGGCGACCTACGAGACCGGCCGCATGGTCGTGGGCACGCTGGCCGCGCTTGGCGAGATGATCACGGGCGCGCGCGGCACCGAGGAGCTCGGCGGGCCGTTGCGCATCGCCCAGATGTCCGGCCAGGTCGCGCAGGACGGGCTCGTATCGGCAATCTGGTTCACGGCCGTTCTGTCGATCAATCTTGGGTTGATAAATCTGTTTCCAGTGCCCATGCTGGATGGCGGTCATCTCGTGATGTACGGCATTGAGGCGGCGCGGGGGAGGCCGCTCGGCGAACGCAGCCAGGAGATGGCGTTCCGCGTCGGACTGGCGCTCGTGCTGTCGCTCATGGTGTTTGCCACCTGGAACGATCTCGTACAGCTCAAGGTCTTTAGTTTCTTCTCCGGCCTCGTCTCATAG
- the gltA gene encoding citrate synthase, translating to MTDKTARFTTGGDASIELPVLDGAIGPQVVDIRKFYADTGMFTYDPGFTSTASCRSKITFIDGDEGVLLHRGYNIEDLATNCDFLEVCYLILYGELPNKEERRKFGYDVTYHTMVHEQINQLVRGFRRDAHPMALMIAVVGALSAFYYEDLNIRDPRNRMIATFRLIAKLPTIAAMAYKYSIGQPFIYPRNDLNYAENFLHMMFAVPCEPFKPNPVVAKALDQIFILHADHEQNASTSTVRLVGSTGASPYAAISAGIASLWGPAHGGANEAVVNMLREIGSPDEIPHYLERVKDKNDNFRLMGFGHRVYKNYDPRATVLKQSAHDVLTELGKQDEPMLKIALELEKIALDDSYFVDRKLFPNVDFYSGIILQAIGIPTSMFTAIFAMARTVGWIAQWNEMVEDPEQKIGRPRQLYTGAPPRDFVPMDQRG from the coding sequence ATGACGGATAAGACAGCGCGGTTCACAACGGGCGGCGATGCCTCGATCGAGCTGCCGGTGCTCGACGGTGCGATCGGCCCGCAGGTCGTCGACATCCGCAAGTTCTATGCCGATACCGGGATGTTCACCTACGATCCCGGCTTCACGTCGACGGCTTCCTGTCGCTCGAAGATCACCTTCATCGACGGCGACGAGGGTGTGCTGCTCCATCGCGGCTACAACATCGAGGACCTTGCGACCAACTGCGACTTCCTCGAGGTCTGCTACCTGATCCTCTACGGCGAGCTACCGAACAAGGAGGAGCGCCGCAAGTTCGGCTACGACGTCACCTACCACACCATGGTGCACGAGCAGATCAACCAGCTCGTGCGCGGCTTCCGCCGCGACGCCCACCCGATGGCCCTGATGATCGCGGTCGTGGGGGCGCTCTCGGCCTTCTACTACGAAGACCTGAACATCCGCGATCCGCGCAACCGCATGATCGCGACGTTCCGGCTGATCGCGAAGCTGCCGACCATCGCGGCCATGGCCTACAAGTACTCGATCGGCCAGCCCTTCATCTATCCCAGGAACGATCTCAACTACGCCGAGAACTTCCTGCACATGATGTTCGCCGTGCCGTGCGAGCCGTTCAAGCCGAACCCGGTGGTCGCCAAGGCGCTCGACCAGATCTTCATCCTGCATGCCGACCACGAGCAGAACGCCTCGACCTCGACCGTGCGCTTGGTCGGCTCGACGGGCGCCAGCCCCTACGCCGCGATCTCGGCCGGCATCGCCAGCCTGTGGGGCCCCGCCCATGGCGGCGCCAACGAGGCGGTCGTCAACATGCTGCGCGAGATCGGCTCGCCCGACGAGATCCCGCATTATCTCGAGCGGGTGAAAGACAAGAACGACAATTTCCGTCTGATGGGCTTCGGCCACCGCGTCTACAAGAACTACGACCCGCGGGCGACGGTCCTCAAGCAGAGCGCGCACGACGTCCTGACCGAGCTCGGCAAGCAGGACGAGCCGATGCTCAAGATCGCGCTCGAGCTCGAGAAGATCGCGCTCGACGACTCCTACTTCGTCGATCGCAAGCTGTTCCCGAACGTCGATTTCTACTCGGGCATCATCCTTCAGGCGATCGGCATTCCGACCTCGATGTTCACCGCCATCTTCGCGATGGCGCGTACCGTCGGGTGGATCGCGCAGTGGAACGAGATGGTCGAGGATCCCGAGCAGAAGATCGGCCGGCCCCGCCAGCTCTACACGGGCGCTCCGCCGCGCGACTTCGTGCCGATGGACCAGCGCGGCTAA
- the bamA gene encoding outer membrane protein assembly factor BamA has protein sequence MSAVVAPVVIATPASAQSANDTIQAIRVEGNERIETETVQNYLAVQPGARFDPAALDESLRSLFATGLFDDVQLRREGDTLVVAVVENPIINRIAFEGNNALEDEALEAEVQLRPRVVYTRSRIQNAVTRIVELYRRSGRFAATVEPKVIELEQNRVDVVFEINEGPETGVDRISFIGNNAFSASTLRGAIETTESAWYRFFTSADTYDPDRLAFDEELLRRFYRARGYADFQVVSSLAELAPDGSGFFITFTVDEGEQYTFGDLTLESQVPDISTDVLQGLIEGAPGDVFNADQVENTTVALTERLGELGYAFVDIEPQPTVDRENRAVGINYVIRPGPRVYVERIDITGNVRTLDSVIRREFRLAEGDAFNTVLLRRSEQRIRNLGFFERVNITQVPGSAPDRTVVKVDVAERSTGELSFGAGFSTQDGPLGDIRLTERNLLGRGQEASARFTVSGRRQEIDLGFTEPYFLGYEFAAGADVFRRSTDYQDESSYDERRTGGRLRGSYPLTEYLRHDVRLLLERDEIRQVPDDASIFIQEEDPDTISLVPGQSLVYDRRDNAFLPSEGYIIRLDQDIAIPPGDSQYVSHQASGSYYYPFTPNTVLNLAARGGHIFGWGGEDVRLGDRFFIGGATFRGFEFGGIGPRDSETDDSLGGNTYIVGTSELRFPLGLPEDVRLYGRVFGEAGTLYGSDLSGPTLQEDDGLRASAGVGLSWLSPLGPVSVDLAQALVKKDEDQTEIFRLSFGTRF, from the coding sequence ATGTCCGCAGTGGTGGCACCGGTCGTGATCGCGACGCCGGCATCCGCTCAGAGCGCCAACGACACGATCCAGGCGATCCGTGTCGAAGGCAACGAACGGATTGAGACGGAGACGGTCCAGAACTACCTGGCGGTCCAGCCGGGTGCCCGGTTCGATCCGGCGGCGCTCGACGAGTCGCTCCGCTCGCTGTTCGCGACGGGGCTGTTCGACGACGTCCAGCTGCGGCGCGAGGGGGACACCCTGGTCGTGGCGGTGGTCGAGAACCCGATCATCAACCGAATCGCCTTCGAAGGAAACAACGCCCTCGAGGACGAGGCGCTGGAGGCCGAGGTCCAGCTCCGGCCGCGCGTCGTCTACACCCGCTCGCGCATCCAGAATGCCGTCACCCGCATCGTCGAGCTGTACCGGCGCAGCGGCCGCTTCGCCGCCACGGTCGAGCCCAAGGTCATCGAGCTCGAGCAGAACCGCGTCGACGTCGTCTTCGAGATCAACGAGGGCCCGGAGACCGGCGTCGACCGGATCAGCTTCATCGGCAACAACGCGTTCAGCGCCTCGACCCTGCGCGGCGCGATCGAGACGACCGAGTCGGCCTGGTACCGCTTCTTCACGAGCGCGGACACCTACGATCCCGATCGCCTTGCCTTCGACGAGGAATTGCTCCGCCGGTTCTATCGGGCGCGCGGCTACGCCGACTTCCAGGTCGTGTCCTCGCTCGCGGAGCTGGCGCCGGACGGCAGCGGCTTCTTCATCACCTTCACGGTCGACGAGGGCGAGCAGTACACGTTCGGCGACCTGACCCTGGAGAGCCAGGTCCCGGACATCTCGACGGACGTGCTGCAAGGCTTGATCGAGGGCGCGCCCGGCGACGTGTTCAACGCCGATCAGGTCGAGAACACGACGGTCGCGCTGACCGAGCGGCTGGGCGAGCTCGGCTATGCCTTCGTCGACATCGAGCCGCAGCCCACTGTCGACCGGGAGAACCGCGCGGTCGGGATCAACTACGTCATCCGGCCCGGCCCGCGCGTCTATGTCGAGCGGATCGACATCACCGGCAACGTGCGCACGCTCGACTCGGTCATCCGCCGCGAGTTCCGGCTCGCCGAAGGCGACGCCTTCAACACCGTGCTCCTGCGCCGCTCGGAGCAGCGCATCCGCAATCTCGGCTTCTTCGAGCGCGTCAACATCACCCAGGTGCCGGGCAGCGCGCCCGACCGGACGGTCGTCAAGGTCGACGTCGCCGAACGGTCCACGGGCGAGCTGTCGTTCGGCGCCGGCTTCTCGACGCAGGACGGTCCCTTGGGCGACATCCGGCTGACCGAGCGCAACCTGCTCGGACGCGGCCAGGAGGCGTCCGCGCGCTTCACCGTGTCCGGCCGCCGCCAGGAGATCGACCTCGGCTTCACCGAGCCCTATTTCCTGGGCTACGAGTTCGCGGCCGGCGCCGACGTCTTCCGCCGGTCGACCGACTACCAGGACGAAAGCTCCTACGACGAGCGGCGGACCGGCGGCCGTCTGCGCGGCAGCTATCCTCTCACCGAGTATCTGCGCCACGACGTCCGGCTCCTGCTCGAGCGGGACGAGATCCGCCAGGTGCCGGACGACGCGTCCATTTTCATTCAGGAAGAGGATCCGGACACGATCAGCCTGGTTCCGGGCCAGAGCCTGGTCTACGACCGGCGCGACAACGCGTTCCTGCCGTCCGAGGGTTACATCATCCGCCTCGACCAGGACATCGCGATCCCGCCGGGCGACAGCCAGTATGTCAGCCATCAGGCCTCCGGCTCGTACTACTACCCGTTCACGCCCAACACGGTGCTCAACCTCGCCGCGCGCGGCGGCCACATCTTCGGCTGGGGCGGCGAGGACGTCCGCCTGGGCGATCGCTTCTTCATCGGTGGAGCTACCTTCCGCGGCTTCGAGTTCGGCGGCATCGGCCCCCGCGACAGTGAGACGGATGACAGCCTGGGCGGAAACACGTACATCGTGGGAACGAGCGAGCTCCGCTTCCCGCTCGGTCTACCGGAGGACGTTCGCCTGTACGGCCGCGTGTTCGGCGAGGCCGGCACGCTGTACGGCAGCGATCTGAGCGGGCCGACCCTTCAGGAGGACGACGGTCTGCGCGCGTCCGCGGGTGTCGGCCTGTCCTGGCTGTCGCCGCTCGGGCCTGTTTCGGTCGACCTGGCCCAGGCGCTGGTCAAGAAGGACGAGGATCAGACGGAAATCTTCAGGCTGAGCTTTGGCACACGTTTTTGA
- the frr gene encoding ribosome recycling factor, with the protein MAATDIKDIDKRMDGAVEVLRKEFQGLRTGRASASLLEPVTVEAYGSEMPLNQVATVSVPESRMLSVQVWDKSMAKAVEKAIRNAGLGLNPAADGTLIRVPIPELSEERRGELTKVAARYAEAARVSIRNVRRDGMDHFKRQEKEGDVSQDEHKRLQDQVQELTDRHIQSVNELLSQKEKEILTV; encoded by the coding sequence ATGGCGGCGACGGACATCAAGGACATCGACAAGCGCATGGACGGGGCCGTCGAGGTCCTGCGCAAGGAATTCCAGGGCCTCCGCACCGGCCGCGCGTCGGCGAGCCTGCTCGAGCCGGTCACCGTCGAGGCCTATGGCAGCGAGATGCCGCTCAACCAGGTCGCCACCGTGAGCGTGCCCGAATCGCGCATGCTGAGCGTGCAGGTCTGGGACAAGTCCATGGCGAAAGCGGTCGAGAAGGCGATCCGCAATGCCGGGCTGGGCCTCAATCCCGCGGCCGACGGAACCCTGATCCGCGTTCCCATCCCCGAGCTGAGCGAGGAGCGGCGCGGCGAGCTGACCAAGGTCGCCGCCCGATACGCGGAGGCGGCGCGCGTGAGCATCCGCAACGTGCGTCGCGACGGCATGGACCATTTCAAGCGGCAGGAGAAGGAAGGCGACGTCTCGCAGGACGAGCATAAGCGCCTCCAGGACCAGGTTCAGGAGCTGACCGATCGCCACATTCAGTCGGTGAACGAGCTTCTCAGTCAGAAAGAGAAAGAAATTCTGACGGTGTGA
- the pyrH gene encoding UMP kinase has product MTDPQRPLRFRRILLKMSGEALMGKAGSGMDPAALRQLALQVKTVIDSGVEVSLVIGGGNLVRGATMAASGLDRANADHMGMLATVMNALAVQSVLERLGVQTRVMSAVPMNPVCEPYIRRRAVRHMEKGRVVICAAGTGNPFFTTDTAAALRAAELNCDALLKGTQVDGVYTADPKKDPEAKRLERLTYLEVLAQDLKVMDASAISLARESRIPIIVFNVHDDDALARVLAGEARHTVIAEEE; this is encoded by the coding sequence ATGACCGATCCGCAACGTCCGCTGCGCTTCCGCCGCATCCTGCTCAAGATGTCGGGGGAGGCGCTGATGGGCAAGGCGGGCTCGGGCATGGACCCGGCGGCGCTCCGTCAGCTCGCGCTTCAGGTCAAGACGGTGATCGACAGCGGCGTCGAGGTCAGCCTCGTGATCGGCGGCGGCAATCTCGTCCGCGGCGCGACCATGGCCGCGAGCGGGCTCGATCGCGCCAACGCCGACCACATGGGCATGCTGGCGACGGTCATGAACGCGCTTGCCGTGCAGAGCGTGCTCGAACGCCTGGGCGTGCAGACCCGCGTCATGTCGGCCGTGCCGATGAACCCGGTGTGCGAGCCCTATATCCGTCGCCGCGCGGTGCGGCACATGGAGAAGGGGCGGGTGGTGATCTGCGCCGCCGGCACGGGCAACCCCTTCTTCACGACCGACACGGCCGCCGCCCTGCGCGCCGCCGAACTGAATTGCGACGCCTTGCTCAAGGGCACCCAGGTCGACGGCGTGTACACGGCGGACCCGAAGAAGGACCCCGAAGCCAAGCGGCTGGAGCGGCTGACCTATCTCGAAGTGCTGGCGCAGGATCTCAAGGTCATGGATGCCTCCGCCATTTCCCTGGCGCGCGAGAGCCGCATACCGATCATCGTGTTCAACGTGCATGATGACGATGCGCTGGCCCGCGTGCTTGCAGGCGAGGCCCGGCACACGGTGATCGCGGAAGAGGAGTGA
- the gloA gene encoding lactoylglutathione lyase encodes MSAPATPQFRYLHTMIRVKDLDKSLDFYTRLLGMKLLRKNDFPGGEFTLAFVGYGDEADHTVVELTHNWGQEQPYDIGDGFGHLALGVPDIYGACETLRAEGVTISREPGPMKHGTTVIAFIEDPDGYKIELIERK; translated from the coding sequence ATGTCAGCCCCGGCCACGCCGCAATTCCGCTATCTGCACACGATGATCCGCGTGAAGGATCTCGACAAGTCGCTCGACTTCTACACGCGCCTGCTCGGCATGAAGCTCTTGCGCAAGAACGACTTTCCCGGCGGCGAGTTCACCCTGGCGTTCGTCGGCTACGGCGACGAGGCCGATCACACCGTCGTCGAGCTGACGCACAATTGGGGACAGGAGCAGCCCTACGACATCGGCGACGGCTTCGGCCACCTGGCCCTGGGCGTGCCGGACATCTACGGCGCGTGCGAGACGTTGCGCGCGGAGGGCGTGACCATCAGCCGTGAGCCGGGACCGATGAAGCACGGAACGACCGTCATCGCCTTCATCGAGGACCCGGACGGGTACAAGATCGAGCTGATCGAGCGGAAGTAG
- the uppS gene encoding polyprenyl diphosphate synthase, protein MQAAPTVTETLAPPRHIAIIMDGNRRWARKHGMPGIAGHRRGAEAVRRAVQGCLDAGVEYLTLFAFSSENWKRPWMEVAELMNLLRFYLRREIDELHKGGIRVRFLGERSHLDHDIAQLMRSIEDKTRGNSRLVLTIALNYGSRREIALAARRLAEKVHRGEVELAAIDETSFDRELSGNDLPDPDLLIRTSGEQRLSNFLLWQLAYTELVFLPVLWPEFSEAHLLEAVAEYGRRERRYGASSA, encoded by the coding sequence ATGCAGGCTGCGCCGACCGTAACCGAGACCCTAGCGCCGCCGCGCCACATCGCGATCATCATGGACGGCAACCGCCGTTGGGCACGCAAGCACGGCATGCCCGGCATCGCCGGCCACCGCCGCGGCGCCGAGGCCGTCCGTCGCGCCGTCCAGGGCTGCCTGGACGCCGGCGTCGAATACCTCACCCTGTTCGCCTTCTCGTCGGAGAACTGGAAGCGGCCCTGGATGGAGGTCGCCGAGCTCATGAACCTCTTGCGCTTCTACCTGCGCCGGGAGATCGACGAGCTCCACAAGGGCGGCATCCGCGTCCGGTTCCTGGGCGAGCGCTCTCACCTCGACCATGACATCGCGCAACTCATGCGCAGCATCGAGGACAAGACGCGCGGCAACAGCCGGCTGGTCCTGACCATCGCGCTCAACTATGGCAGCCGCCGCGAGATCGCCCTGGCCGCGCGCCGGCTCGCGGAGAAGGTCCATCGCGGCGAGGTCGAGCTCGCCGCGATCGACGAGACCAGCTTCGATCGGGAACTGAGCGGGAACGACCTGCCCGATCCCGACCTGCTGATCCGAACCAGCGGCGAGCAGCGCCTCAGCAATTTCCTGCTCTGGCAGCTCGCCTACACCGAGCTCGTGTTCCTGCCGGTGCTGTGGCCGGAGTTCTCGGAGGCCCATCTGCTCGAGGCGGTCGCCGAATATGGCCGCCGCGAGCGGCGATACGGCGCGTCGAGTGCCTGA
- the fabZ gene encoding 3-hydroxyacyl-ACP dehydratase FabZ, with the protein MTDTDRAIAPGTALPDLDVEAIQRLIPHRFPFLLIDRVVELVAHESAVGIKNVTVNEPYFTGHFPQRPVMPGVLQIEAMAQTAAALVAASLALQDQNMLVYFMSIDGAKFRRPVVPGDVLRLSVRKTATRLGVWKFEGEATVEGKAAASASFSAKIAS; encoded by the coding sequence ATGACAGACACCGACCGGGCGATCGCGCCTGGAACGGCGCTTCCCGACCTCGACGTCGAAGCCATCCAGCGCCTGATCCCGCACCGTTTCCCGTTTCTCCTGATCGACCGCGTCGTCGAGCTCGTGGCGCATGAGAGCGCGGTCGGCATCAAGAACGTGACGGTGAACGAGCCGTACTTCACCGGCCATTTCCCGCAGCGTCCGGTCATGCCGGGCGTTCTGCAGATCGAGGCGATGGCGCAGACCGCCGCCGCCCTGGTGGCCGCGTCGCTCGCGTTGCAGGACCAGAACATGCTCGTCTACTTCATGAGCATCGACGGCGCGAAGTTCCGCCGGCCGGTCGTGCCGGGCGACGTGCTCCGCCTTTCGGTCCGGAAGACCGCGACCCGGCTGGGCGTCTGGAAATTCGAAGGCGAGGCGACGGTCGAGGGCAAGGCGGCCGCAAGCGCCAGCTTCAGCGCCAAGATCGCGAGCTAG
- a CDS encoding OmpH family outer membrane protein, with the protein MRALTRGLAGVMVVALPLLAPASLRAQQVGPSLNQAEPLPNAIVAVIDYQKILRESAAARSIRDQIEGRRSSYQDEISTSEQKLQAQDRELAKQRSLLSADAFATKRKAFEEEVASVQKLVQERRRLLDDSTGRAINEVRQSLIEIVTGFAQTRGFNVVLPNSEVLFFSRQIDLTDEVMAELDRKLPSVQVNFAANQ; encoded by the coding sequence ATGCGCGCACTGACGCGCGGTCTCGCCGGGGTGATGGTCGTGGCGTTGCCGCTGCTGGCGCCGGCGAGCCTGCGGGCGCAACAGGTCGGGCCCTCGCTGAACCAGGCCGAGCCGCTGCCGAACGCCATCGTCGCCGTGATCGATTATCAGAAGATCTTGCGCGAGTCGGCGGCCGCGCGCAGCATCCGCGACCAGATCGAAGGCCGGCGTTCGTCCTATCAGGACGAGATCAGCACGTCGGAACAGAAGCTCCAGGCGCAGGACCGGGAGCTGGCGAAGCAGCGCAGCCTGCTCAGCGCGGATGCCTTCGCCACCAAGCGCAAGGCGTTCGAGGAGGAGGTCGCTAGCGTCCAGAAGCTGGTCCAGGAGCGTCGCAGGCTGCTGGACGACAGCACGGGACGCGCGATCAACGAGGTGCGCCAGTCCCTGATCGAGATCGTGACCGGTTTCGCGCAGACCCGCGGCTTCAACGTCGTCCTGCCGAACTCCGAGGTCCTCTTCTTCTCGCGGCAGATCGATCTGACCGACGAGGTCATGGCCGAGCTGGACAGGAAGCTGCCGAGCGTCCAGGTCAACTTCGCCGCCAATCAATAA
- a CDS encoding phosphatidate cytidylyltransferase — protein MPDHRRAGIALDAGLLKRVASASVLAPIALVLVYLGGWSYLALIAIAAVLMAWEWGRMQPSDPEGKRVGSAAGWLAGITTVAAVIVAGQGQPSLAIALVAIASGLCALLARRLRASRFAASAGILYLGLPAIAMMWLRALPDIGLPITVALLVVIWATDIFAYLVGRQVGGPRLAPSISPRKTWSGLGGGIAGAAAVGIGAILFVADQGSVVGAIVLAGVVAVIAQVGDLFESAIKRRAGCKDSSDLIPGHGGVLDRLDGLLFAAPLVALVLIVFGRNILPW, from the coding sequence GTGCCTGACCACCGGCGGGCGGGTATCGCGCTCGATGCCGGCCTGCTCAAGCGCGTCGCGTCGGCTTCGGTCCTGGCGCCCATCGCTCTCGTGCTCGTCTATCTCGGCGGCTGGTCCTACCTCGCTTTGATCGCCATCGCGGCCGTCCTCATGGCCTGGGAATGGGGGCGGATGCAGCCGAGCGATCCGGAAGGCAAGCGCGTGGGCTCGGCGGCCGGCTGGCTCGCCGGCATCACGACGGTCGCCGCCGTGATCGTCGCCGGCCAAGGGCAGCCCAGCCTCGCCATCGCCCTGGTCGCGATCGCGTCCGGCCTGTGCGCCCTCCTGGCTCGACGTCTCCGCGCGTCGCGCTTCGCCGCCTCGGCCGGCATCCTCTATCTCGGCCTGCCGGCGATCGCGATGATGTGGCTGCGCGCCCTGCCGGATATCGGCCTGCCGATCACCGTCGCCCTCCTCGTCGTTATCTGGGCGACCGACATCTTCGCCTATCTGGTCGGCCGGCAGGTCGGCGGCCCGCGCCTCGCGCCCTCGATCAGCCCGCGCAAGACCTGGTCGGGCCTGGGCGGAGGCATCGCCGGCGCAGCGGCCGTGGGCATCGGCGCGATCCTGTTCGTGGCCGATCAGGGCAGCGTCGTCGGAGCCATCGTGCTCGCGGGCGTGGTGGCGGTGATCGCTCAGGTGGGCGACCTGTTCGAATCCGCGATCAAGCGCCGTGCCGGCTGCAAGGACAGCAGCGATCTGATCCCCGGCCACGGCGGCGTCCTCGACCGCCTCGACGGCCTGCTGTTCGCGGCGCCGCTCGTGGCGCTCGTCCTCATCGTCTTTGGAAGGAACATCCTGCCTTGGTGA
- a CDS encoding 1-deoxy-D-xylulose-5-phosphate reductoisomerase: protein MVTAPSETAPRSVTILGATGSVGRSTLDLIAERPACYRVAALTAHRNAGRLAELAIAHRARLAVVADPAAFADLKAALAGTGIEAAAGPEAVCQAASLEADWVMAAIVGSAGLAPTLEAVRRGAVIALANKECLVSAGDLFMDEVARCGAVLLPVDSEHNAIFQVLRGDDRERLETIVLTASGGPFRETGIEAMRRVSAQAALAHPVWSMGPKISIDSATLMNKGLELIEASYLFGLPEDRIEVVVHPQSIIHSLVRFADGSVLAQLGQPDMRIPIAYTLGWPERIPANTPRLDMTTCRDLTFEAPDLVRFPALGLARAALRTGRGSPTILNAANEIAVEAFLAGRIGFLEIAATVETTLGRVVARRPNDLRQVAELDDEARRIANGVVARLAAA from the coding sequence TTGGTGACCGCGCCGTCCGAGACCGCGCCGCGCAGCGTTACGATCCTGGGGGCCACGGGCTCGGTGGGCCGGAGCACGCTCGATCTCATAGCCGAGCGGCCGGCCTGCTACCGGGTCGCGGCCCTGACCGCCCATCGCAATGCCGGGCGCTTGGCGGAGCTCGCGATCGCGCATCGGGCCCGGCTGGCGGTGGTCGCCGACCCGGCTGCGTTCGCGGACCTCAAGGCGGCGCTGGCCGGCACGGGCATCGAGGCCGCCGCCGGCCCGGAGGCGGTGTGCCAGGCTGCTTCGCTCGAGGCGGACTGGGTCATGGCCGCGATCGTCGGCTCCGCCGGCCTCGCTCCCACGCTGGAGGCGGTCCGCCGCGGCGCCGTGATCGCGCTCGCCAACAAGGAATGCCTGGTCTCGGCCGGCGATTTGTTCATGGACGAGGTCGCCCGGTGCGGCGCGGTGCTGCTGCCGGTCGACAGCGAGCACAACGCGATCTTCCAGGTCCTGCGCGGCGACGATCGCGAGCGGCTCGAGACGATCGTGCTGACCGCGTCCGGCGGCCCCTTTCGCGAGACCGGGATCGAGGCCATGCGCCGTGTCTCCGCGCAAGCCGCCCTGGCCCATCCGGTCTGGTCGATGGGGCCGAAGATCTCGATCGATTCCGCGACCCTGATGAACAAGGGGCTCGAGCTGATCGAGGCGAGCTATCTGTTCGGCCTGCCCGAGGATCGCATCGAGGTCGTCGTCCATCCCCAGTCGATCATTCACAGCCTCGTGCGTTTCGCCGACGGCTCGGTCCTGGCGCAGCTGGGACAACCGGACATGCGCATCCCGATCGCCTATACGCTGGGCTGGCCGGAGCGCATCCCGGCCAATACGCCGCGGCTCGACATGACGACCTGTCGCGACCTGACCTTCGAGGCCCCGGACCTCGTTCGCTTCCCGGCGCTCGGACTTGCGCGGGCTGCCTTGCGCACTGGACGAGGTTCTCCTACTATCCTCAACGCAGCAAACGAAATTGCCGTCGAAGCGTTTCTGGCCGGCCGCATCGGGTTCCTCGAGATCGCCGCAACGGTCGAAACCACGCTGGGTCGCGTCGTCGCGCGACGCCCGAACGATCTGCGGCAGGTGGCCGAATTGGACGATGAAGCGCGACGTATCGCGAACGGTGTGGTAGCGCGCTTGGCAGCGGCATGA